A genomic window from Paenibacillus antri includes:
- a CDS encoding DUF4097 family beta strand repeat-containing protein: protein MRSFDVRETFEADGLRAIRIDGRGADVEVVRGDSEQIVVSVVGTADADTSERIDVKASVADGTLTVEPIVPDKGFFVAVFDVNVLVRLPDRAWESMDVLTSGGNVDVSSVRSAAVAVETGSGNVALADLTADALDVDAGSGNLRFGELYARDATLRIGSGNMTGIGFRAERLAFDVGSGNVRLEDGRGTLQGESRSGNIAVRFDAIEAPVVLRAGSGNVTVELAEKPEHLAFDFRTNSGESSVEWPYEAAGLVEPGEENAGAVSGRFGDGGVTLTAETGSGNITLGQR from the coding sequence ATGCGCTCTTTCGATGTTCGGGAGACGTTCGAGGCGGACGGACTGCGCGCGATTCGGATCGATGGCCGGGGCGCGGATGTGGAAGTGGTCCGCGGGGATTCGGAGCAAATCGTCGTTTCGGTGGTCGGGACGGCCGACGCCGACACCTCGGAGCGCATCGATGTGAAGGCATCCGTCGCGGACGGGACGTTGACCGTCGAACCGATCGTTCCTGACAAAGGATTCTTCGTAGCGGTCTTCGACGTCAACGTGCTCGTCCGTCTGCCGGACAGAGCCTGGGAGTCGATGGACGTGCTTACGAGCGGGGGGAACGTGGACGTATCCTCGGTTCGGAGCGCGGCCGTGGCCGTCGAAACCGGCAGCGGGAACGTCGCGCTCGCCGACCTGACGGCGGACGCGCTGGACGTCGATGCGGGGAGCGGCAATCTCCGATTCGGGGAGCTGTACGCGAGGGATGCGACGCTTCGGATCGGCTCCGGCAATATGACCGGCATCGGCTTCCGAGCGGAACGGCTCGCTTTCGACGTCGGCAGCGGCAACGTCCGACTCGAGGACGGCCGCGGGACGCTGCAGGGGGAGTCGCGGTCCGGCAATATCGCCGTCCGATTCGACGCGATCGAGGCTCCGGTCGTCCTGCGCGCCGGCAGCGGCAATGTAACCGTGGAGCTCGCGGAGAAGCCGGAACATCTGGCCTTCGACTTCCGAACGAACTCGGGCGAAAGCAGCGTCGAATGGCCGTACGAGGCCGCGGGGCTCGTCGAGCCCGGAGAAGAGAACGCGGGCGCGGTCTCGGGCCGGTTCGGGGACGGCGGGGTTACGCTGACCGCGGAGACGGGCTCCGGCAATATTACGCTAGGCCAACGATAA
- a CDS encoding response regulator yields the protein MTVMIVEDQEIIRKSLGIVLNLQPDLEVVAMAANGEEAVAFAARFVPSVILMDIQMPVMDGVRATELIKKAQPDAKVIMLTTFQDAEVVSDALQAGAEGYILKAIDPIDLASAIRLVSRGETMISREVAKALFARSLAAPAAPKESEYGLTEREMQVLTCISHGLPNRGIAEKLFLSEGTVKNYISSIYSKLNVPNRASALKKASEEKLL from the coding sequence GTGACCGTCATGATCGTCGAGGATCAGGAAATCATTCGAAAAAGCTTAGGCATCGTCCTAAACCTCCAACCCGATCTCGAGGTCGTCGCGATGGCGGCGAACGGCGAGGAGGCGGTCGCGTTCGCGGCCCGATTCGTCCCGTCCGTCATTCTGATGGACATCCAGATGCCGGTCATGGACGGCGTGCGCGCGACGGAGCTGATTAAGAAGGCGCAGCCCGACGCCAAGGTCATCATGCTGACGACGTTCCAAGATGCGGAGGTGGTGTCCGATGCGCTGCAGGCGGGAGCCGAGGGTTACATTCTGAAGGCGATCGACCCGATCGACCTGGCATCGGCGATCCGGCTCGTCAGCCGCGGCGAAACGATGATTTCCCGGGAAGTCGCCAAAGCGCTCTTCGCCCGTTCGCTCGCGGCGCCGGCCGCTCCCAAGGAATCGGAGTACGGATTAACGGAGCGAGAGATGCAGGTGTTGACCTGTATCTCCCACGGACTTCCAAACCGCGGCATCGCGGAGAAGCTCTTCCTCTCGGAAGGCACCGTAAAAAATTATATTTCCAGCATCTATTCGAAGCTGAACGTACCGAACCGTGCATCGGCTCTGAAGAAAGCGTCGGAGGAGAAGCTGTTATGA
- a CDS encoding CPBP family intramembrane glutamic endopeptidase, which yields MTLHPYVRIFLSVACCLAIFAAFAGAYELFGAMDDVLNDSRFLQAHNIGFGAAWVAVTFLLFRKLDRKKPRELGFGFDRRDAMFLLCSVAISFAFAAGFAAALHQWTTVRVGVRTELLRSESFYLLLLLSCFGWAAAALKEEVLARGYIMYQLRRLGVGGMIAGSSVLFMVIHFPNGIEWTKAASWLLGGVLYGYIYLKSGSLTVSTGAHGIHNLVNELFLSRADDFAWLALSGKVDGGDKLIYEVVLKLVLLALTYRMYRRTGGVLTPADNLTKLWGRHGGMKPQEST from the coding sequence GTGACGCTGCATCCCTACGTACGGATCTTCCTCTCCGTCGCTTGCTGCTTGGCGATCTTCGCCGCGTTCGCCGGCGCGTACGAGCTCTTCGGAGCGATGGACGACGTTCTGAACGACAGTCGATTCCTTCAAGCTCATAATATCGGCTTCGGAGCGGCGTGGGTCGCCGTCACCTTCCTCTTGTTCCGAAAGCTGGATCGGAAAAAGCCGAGGGAGTTGGGATTCGGGTTCGACCGCCGCGACGCGATGTTCCTGCTATGCTCGGTCGCGATATCGTTCGCTTTCGCCGCCGGCTTCGCGGCCGCCTTGCATCAATGGACGACGGTGCGGGTCGGCGTCCGAACGGAGCTGCTCCGATCCGAATCCTTTTACCTCTTGCTGCTGCTTTCCTGCTTCGGCTGGGCGGCGGCGGCTTTGAAAGAGGAAGTGCTGGCAAGGGGGTACATCATGTACCAGCTTAGGCGCCTCGGAGTCGGGGGGATGATCGCGGGATCCTCCGTATTGTTTATGGTCATTCATTTTCCGAACGGGATCGAATGGACGAAAGCGGCGAGTTGGCTTCTAGGGGGCGTTCTTTACGGGTACATCTACTTGAAGAGCGGCTCGCTGACGGTGTCCACAGGCGCGCACGGCATTCATAATCTTGTGAACGAGTTGTTTTTAAGCCGCGCCGATGATTTCGCCTGGTTGGCGTTGAGCGGCAAGGTCGACGGCGGGGACAAGCTGATCTATGAAGTCGTCTTGAAGCTGGTCTTGTTGGCGCTGACGTATCGAATGTACCGCCGTACGGGCGGCGTTCTAACGCCCGCGGACAACCTGACGAAGCTGTGGGGGCGTCACGGCGGAATGAAGCCGCAGGAATCCACTTAA
- a CDS encoding serine hydrolase domain-containing protein, with translation MKWICSVIAACVMFCIAAGPAAAANEAGTKLPLDRIDAYARAQFDIAGIPGGAYAIVDRGRIVQAQGIGFADLASRTEAGPDTVYAVASVTKPMTAAVVLQLAEEGRIDLDAPVKDYLPWFRYADEEASSKVTVRQLLTHSAGVNRFSADGAIYRDVKKNRNSLENAAKALENVRMNAEPGAKGQYCNTCYNLLGLIIEAATGRPYEAYMKERLFEPLGMTNASFRPPVDGSVRTAKEYGYLFGFPVEFEPYWKAFGSSQAPEGGAYASAADLARFAAAALGYGTTEPFFALGGLEPYHRAGVPASDLNGAVYAESGFEAKRIHGVPALEKSGEGMGSSSEIVLLPELGVGIVLLVGEADGEACGRIAEGIVSIVLGHPPETVEGLPNFLQLLGWVSLGLLLLGLVLFAGLIGSFVRLRRRRFETKRRWAVAARAVGFAVVGVPLWYLLFLFRPTEAGFYGYPYDFAVALIAVAVPFSLWAAYSAWALALGRRSNIWRRR, from the coding sequence ATGAAATGGATTTGTAGCGTCATCGCGGCCTGTGTAATGTTCTGCATCGCGGCCGGACCGGCCGCGGCGGCGAACGAAGCGGGAACGAAGCTCCCGCTCGACCGCATCGACGCATACGCGAGAGCGCAGTTCGACATCGCGGGAATTCCGGGAGGCGCTTATGCGATCGTCGACCGGGGGCGCATCGTTCAGGCGCAAGGGATCGGCTTCGCGGATTTGGCATCGCGGACCGAAGCGGGCCCGGATACGGTGTACGCGGTCGCTTCCGTAACGAAGCCGATGACGGCGGCGGTCGTCCTGCAGCTGGCGGAGGAGGGGCGCATCGATTTGGACGCGCCGGTTAAGGACTACCTGCCCTGGTTTCGATACGCGGACGAAGAAGCGTCGTCGAAGGTGACCGTGCGGCAGCTGCTGACGCATTCCGCGGGCGTGAACCGGTTTTCCGCCGACGGCGCGATTTATCGTGACGTAAAGAAGAACCGGAATTCATTGGAAAATGCGGCCAAGGCGCTCGAGAACGTGAGGATGAACGCCGAGCCCGGCGCCAAAGGCCAATATTGCAACACATGTTATAACCTGCTTGGTTTGATCATCGAGGCGGCGACCGGCCGGCCTTACGAAGCTTATATGAAAGAGCGCCTGTTCGAGCCGCTGGGCATGACGAATGCGAGCTTCCGTCCGCCGGTCGACGGGTCCGTCCGAACCGCGAAGGAGTACGGGTATTTGTTCGGCTTCCCCGTCGAGTTCGAGCCGTATTGGAAGGCATTCGGTAGCAGCCAAGCGCCGGAAGGCGGAGCGTACGCCAGCGCGGCGGATCTTGCCCGGTTCGCGGCGGCCGCGCTGGGCTACGGAACGACCGAGCCGTTCTTCGCCTTGGGCGGCCTCGAGCCTTATCACCGGGCGGGAGTGCCCGCATCCGACTTGAACGGGGCCGTCTACGCGGAGAGCGGCTTCGAGGCGAAGCGAATCCATGGCGTTCCGGCGCTCGAGAAATCCGGGGAGGGCATGGGCTCCAGCTCGGAAATCGTTCTCCTCCCGGAGCTGGGCGTCGGCATCGTGCTGCTCGTCGGCGAAGCGGACGGGGAAGCCTGCGGACGCATCGCGGAAGGGATCGTCAGCATCGTGCTAGGGCATCCCCCTGAAACCGTCGAAGGCTTGCCGAATTTCCTCCAGCTGCTCGGATGGGTATCGCTGGGGCTTCTGCTCCTCGGTCTTGTTCTGTTCGCCGGCCTGATCGGCAGTTTCGTTCGGCTGCGCCGCCGCCGGTTCGAGACGAAGCGGCGATGGGCGGTCGCGGCGAGGGCGGTCGGATTCGCCGTCGTCGGCGTGCCGCTGTGGTACTTGCTGTTCCTGTTTCGCCCGACGGAGGCTGGCTTCTACGGATACCCTTATGATTTCGCGGTCGCGTTGATCGCCGTGGCCGTGCCGTTCAGCCTGTGGGCGGCGTACAGCGCGTGGGCGCTCGCGCTCGGACGGCGGAGCAATATATGGAGACGGAGATGA
- the gtfA gene encoding sucrose phosphorylase yields MPANNQVQLITYPDSLGGDLKSLNSVLTTHFSDIFKGGVHILPPFPSSGDRGFAPLTYLEIEQTFGAWDDVKAIGEKFDILVDLMVNHISRKSAYFQDFLKRGRESEHADLFITLDKVWKDGRPAQDDIDKMFLRRPLPYSTFTIESTGEDVSVWTTFGKENPSEQIDLDIKSEKVRQLLSDFFANFSKNNIKIVRLDAVGFVIKKLGTSCFFVEPEIFDFLDEMKRLADSHGIELLPEVHAHYDIQKKLSDRGYWIYDFILPFAVLDTLLNRSSEQLTEYLKVRPHRQFTMLDCHDGIPVLPDLRGFIDVADARKVVDTCVSRGSTLSLIVSDEHKGEGGFDVHQIGGTYYSVLGKDDDAYMAGRAIQFFAPGIPQVYYVGLLAGENDYEAVKATGENRAMNRHNYTLEEIESSLRKDVVQRLLELIRFRNDYPAFDGQFRVLDSAKDEVRLSWEKGASRCTLFVDLASMKTTIEYVDDEGKPASYRV; encoded by the coding sequence ATGCCGGCGAACAATCAAGTGCAGCTCATAACATATCCCGACTCGCTCGGAGGCGATTTGAAGTCTTTGAACAGCGTGTTGACGACGCATTTTTCGGACATTTTCAAGGGCGGAGTTCATATTTTGCCGCCGTTCCCGTCTTCCGGGGACCGGGGCTTCGCGCCGCTGACGTACCTCGAGATCGAACAGACGTTCGGCGCGTGGGACGACGTGAAGGCGATCGGGGAGAAGTTCGACATTCTCGTCGATCTGATGGTGAATCACATCTCGAGGAAGTCGGCGTACTTCCAAGACTTCTTGAAGCGCGGCCGCGAATCGGAGCACGCCGATCTGTTCATCACGCTCGATAAGGTATGGAAGGACGGTCGACCGGCGCAGGACGATATCGACAAGATGTTCCTACGGCGGCCCCTGCCTTACTCTACGTTCACGATCGAGAGCACGGGCGAGGACGTATCGGTGTGGACGACGTTCGGCAAGGAAAACCCGTCCGAACAGATCGACCTCGACATTAAATCCGAGAAGGTCCGGCAGCTGCTTAGCGACTTCTTCGCGAACTTCAGCAAGAACAACATCAAGATCGTTCGGTTGGACGCCGTCGGCTTCGTCATTAAGAAACTTGGGACGAGCTGCTTTTTCGTAGAGCCCGAGATTTTCGATTTTCTCGACGAGATGAAGCGGCTCGCGGATTCGCACGGCATCGAGCTGCTGCCGGAGGTGCACGCGCACTACGATATTCAGAAGAAGCTCTCGGACCGCGGCTACTGGATTTACGACTTCATCTTGCCCTTCGCGGTGCTGGACACGCTGCTGAACCGTTCGAGCGAGCAGCTGACCGAATATTTGAAGGTTCGCCCGCACCGCCAGTTCACGATGCTCGACTGCCACGACGGCATTCCGGTGCTGCCGGATCTGCGGGGCTTCATCGACGTCGCGGACGCCCGCAAGGTCGTGGACACGTGCGTATCCCGCGGCTCCACGCTCAGCTTGATCGTCTCCGACGAGCATAAGGGCGAAGGCGGCTTCGACGTTCACCAGATCGGCGGCACGTATTATTCGGTGTTGGGCAAGGACGACGACGCGTACATGGCGGGTCGGGCGATCCAGTTTTTCGCGCCGGGCATCCCGCAAGTGTACTATGTCGGACTGCTCGCGGGAGAGAATGACTACGAGGCCGTGAAGGCGACCGGGGAAAATCGCGCGATGAACCGCCACAACTATACGCTCGAGGAGATCGAATCGTCGCTGCGGAAGGACGTCGTGCAGCGGCTGCTGGAGCTGATCCGGTTCCGCAACGATTATCCGGCGTTCGACGGACAGTTCCGCGTGCTGGATTCCGCCAAGGACGAAGTGCGACTGAGTTGGGAAAAGGGCGCCTCCCGCTGCACCTTGTTCGTCGATCTGGCGTCGATGAAGACGACGATCGAATATGTCGACGACGAAGGGAAGCCGGCGTCGTATCGAGTGTGA
- a CDS encoding N-acetylmannosamine-6-phosphate 2-epimerase yields MNTEIMERLKNGCVVSCQALEDEPLFGAHHMAAMARAAEAGGAVGIRANTPVDVRAIKEACTLPVIGLYKKEYPGSDVYITPTIQEVREIAAAGAEIVAIDATERPRPDGATLAELVERIRAELPELGILADVSTYEEGVRAMELGVEFVSSTMSGYTPYSPKLEGPDVELVARLAALERTPVLAEGRIWTVEDCRACFQAGAYAVVIGTAITRPQEITKRFVAAARS; encoded by the coding sequence ATGAACACCGAAATCATGGAACGCTTGAAGAACGGATGCGTCGTCTCGTGTCAGGCGCTCGAAGACGAGCCGCTGTTCGGCGCGCATCATATGGCGGCGATGGCCAGAGCGGCGGAGGCGGGCGGGGCGGTCGGCATTCGGGCGAACACCCCGGTCGACGTCCGGGCGATCAAGGAGGCGTGCACGCTTCCGGTCATCGGCTTATATAAGAAGGAATACCCCGGGTCGGACGTATACATTACGCCTACCATCCAGGAGGTGCGGGAGATCGCGGCGGCGGGGGCGGAAATCGTGGCGATCGACGCGACGGAGAGGCCTCGCCCCGACGGCGCGACGCTCGCCGAGCTGGTCGAACGCATTCGGGCCGAGCTGCCCGAGCTCGGCATTCTCGCGGACGTGTCCACCTACGAGGAAGGCGTGCGCGCGATGGAGCTCGGCGTCGAATTCGTATCCTCGACGATGTCGGGATACACGCCGTACAGCCCGAAGCTGGAAGGGCCGGACGTGGAACTCGTCGCTCGATTGGCCGCGTTGGAGAGAACCCCGGTGTTGGCCGAAGGGCGCATCTGGACGGTGGAGGACTGCCGCGCGTGCTTCCAAGCGGGAGCGTACGCGGTCGTCATCGGCACGGCGATCACCCGCCCGCAGGAAATCACGAAGCGGTTCGTCGCCGCGGCCCGCTCATGA
- a CDS encoding GNAT family N-acetyltransferase, which translates to MEWFPSSEERIEEEKAIADLMTNPRDGRTWLGLLQIRGELHGEGYGSRALADFEQRLQERGVRSYKIGVLTDNDPAHAFWTRKGFRKTGLNPDGTIVVYEKELAGG; encoded by the coding sequence AGCGGATCGAAGAGGAGAAGGCGATCGCCGACTTGATGACGAACCCGCGCGACGGCCGAACCTGGCTGGGGCTGCTGCAGATTCGCGGGGAGCTTCACGGCGAAGGATATGGGAGCAGGGCGCTCGCGGATTTCGAACAACGGCTGCAAGAGCGCGGCGTGCGTTCGTACAAAATCGGGGTGTTGACGGACAACGACCCCGCGCACGCCTTCTGGACGCGGAAGGGGTTTCGGAAAACCGGACTTAACCCCGACGGTACGATCGTCGTCTACGAGAAGGAACTGGCGGGGGGATGA
- a CDS encoding sensor histidine kinase, whose translation MVAIRSAWFLFGVYDIQQHPERFLTHQPPVLFAAGVVWLAVFWYTVAYVVPLIAYLRKGEPHLVPLCLELICSGGLFLFLSQDWAGGMAFYNFPAFIVGFLSVGRTPFWSAPLTVAVLPLLSGALWGHSFAVIADRMIDLAVVFAIGFSFCKLLLTLRRIRDMMSVIQQQNQTLELNAKQIERLTIAEERNRLSRELHDTVGHAFTAVIAGMDAVRYLIDVSPTEAKNHLAELRRFASKGLEDVRSHIHQMAPAELKQPLCLTLREMSGQFAEHTSVKINFGASGREVPLSEQVRVTLIRLLQEAMTNAVRHGHASEVEVALRFLEGEVVLKVEDNGVGAKKLVKGFGINSMTERLASVNGTLSIESSPLRGTVVEGKIAI comes from the coding sequence ATGGTCGCCATTCGCAGCGCATGGTTTCTCTTCGGGGTATACGACATTCAGCAGCACCCCGAGCGATTCCTGACGCACCAACCGCCCGTCCTCTTCGCGGCGGGCGTCGTGTGGCTCGCCGTGTTCTGGTACACCGTCGCCTATGTCGTGCCGCTGATCGCATACCTGCGGAAGGGCGAGCCCCACCTGGTTCCCCTGTGCCTGGAATTGATCTGCAGCGGCGGGTTATTTTTATTTCTGTCGCAGGACTGGGCGGGCGGGATGGCCTTCTACAACTTCCCGGCGTTCATCGTCGGATTTCTGAGCGTCGGCCGAACGCCGTTCTGGTCGGCGCCTCTGACCGTCGCGGTCCTTCCCCTGCTGTCGGGCGCCCTCTGGGGGCATTCCTTCGCCGTCATCGCCGACCGGATGATCGATCTGGCGGTCGTCTTCGCGATCGGGTTCAGCTTCTGCAAGCTTCTCCTGACGCTGCGCCGCATCCGGGACATGATGAGCGTCATCCAACAGCAAAATCAGACATTGGAGCTGAACGCGAAGCAAATCGAGAGGCTGACGATCGCGGAGGAGCGAAACCGGCTGTCCCGCGAGCTGCACGACACCGTCGGGCATGCGTTCACCGCCGTCATCGCGGGGATGGACGCCGTTCGGTATTTGATCGACGTCTCCCCGACGGAAGCGAAGAACCACCTGGCGGAGCTGCGCCGCTTCGCGAGCAAGGGGCTGGAAGACGTCCGATCGCATATTCACCAGATGGCTCCGGCAGAGCTGAAACAGCCTCTCTGCTTGACGTTAAGGGAGATGTCCGGACAGTTCGCCGAGCATACGTCCGTGAAAATCAACTTCGGCGCGAGCGGCCGGGAAGTGCCTCTGTCGGAACAAGTCCGGGTGACGCTCATTCGGCTGCTGCAAGAAGCCATGACGAATGCGGTCCGACACGGCCATGCGTCGGAGGTGGAGGTGGCGCTGCGTTTTCTGGAGGGGGAAGTCGTGCTGAAGGTGGAAGATAACGGGGTCGGGGCGAAGAAGCTCGTGAAGGGGTTCGGGATCAACTCGATGACGGAGCGGCTCGCCAGCGTGAACGGGACGTTATCCATTGAATCCAGCCCGCTCCGGGGCACGGTGGTCGAGGGGAAAATCGCGATATAG
- a CDS encoding type II CAAX endopeptidase family protein yields MSKVSNGVKAGLFTAIVMIVASIMGIVMKLPGQVYMFAPLLTVLILFAITGDLLKRRSWAELGLNKAGFKYWGFALLAPIVILAAAYLILWATPYASFFVPEGMTTAMWLMIPAKLAIAIVFYTVTSSLAEEIGWRGYLLPKLAGIGWRKALLIVGVVHGAFHFPIMIAGNYHAEGNPWIVVPMFVATTILISFVFGAMRIATGSVWPAAIMHAIHNIFWGTFGDFTKTESPVAEYIGGESGIVVIVLYTIIAIWMMKREKIK; encoded by the coding sequence ATGAGTAAGGTAAGCAATGGAGTCAAAGCGGGACTGTTCACCGCGATCGTGATGATCGTCGCGTCGATAATGGGTATTGTCATGAAGCTTCCGGGTCAGGTGTATATGTTCGCGCCGCTTCTAACGGTGCTGATCTTATTTGCGATCACCGGGGACCTGTTGAAGCGCAGAAGCTGGGCGGAGCTCGGCTTGAACAAGGCCGGATTCAAATACTGGGGATTCGCGCTGCTCGCGCCGATCGTCATACTGGCGGCCGCGTACCTGATCCTATGGGCAACGCCTTATGCTTCCTTCTTCGTGCCGGAGGGGATGACGACCGCGATGTGGCTGATGATTCCGGCGAAGCTCGCGATCGCGATCGTCTTCTATACGGTAACCAGCTCGCTCGCGGAAGAGATCGGTTGGAGGGGGTATTTGCTTCCGAAGCTGGCGGGAATCGGCTGGCGGAAGGCGCTCCTGATCGTCGGCGTCGTACACGGGGCGTTCCACTTCCCGATCATGATCGCCGGCAACTATCACGCCGAAGGCAACCCATGGATCGTCGTGCCGATGTTCGTCGCCACGACGATCCTGATCAGCTTCGTCTTCGGCGCGATGCGGATCGCTACGGGCAGCGTCTGGCCGGCCGCGATCATGCACGCCATTCACAACATCTTCTGGGGGACGTTCGGGGATTTCACGAAGACGGAATCGCCTGTCGCGGAATACATCGGAGGCGAGAGCGGAATCGTCGTGATCGTTCTATATACGATCATCGCAATCTGGATGATGAAGAGAGAGAAGATCAAGTGA